One window of the Gordonia westfalica genome contains the following:
- a CDS encoding HPP family protein encodes MAVRVADRLRGALQSVGPSPSPVSLREAVRAGAGSALGLGLVGLVLATSGVDLRTGLFLIAPFGASAVLLFGAPNSPLAQPWSAVVGNTVSALAGVAVTLVVSPGQLRIPLAVGAAVMAMVACRAVHPPGGAVAMTAGLSPDVIGALGFRFALAPVAVGTIALVVLAAVYARLTGRRYPYRRFDDESSATARIGLDENELTDILDRYSQSLNLGVADLARLIGAAELQAAGHRAGPLVAGDVMSRGLVTVGPDSTLTDLAQMFDTHRFTSLPVVTRGGRFLGVVFQLHLVSRLRGGSAQRGSDRRFGRLLRRDGTVLTAADVMDTTLPFAAPDTPVTALLPMLADSGCDAVPVLDGDLLVGIVTQTDLIAALARQTLADPLVD; translated from the coding sequence ATGGCAGTGCGCGTGGCCGATCGATTGCGGGGTGCGTTGCAGTCCGTGGGGCCGTCGCCGTCGCCGGTGTCGCTGCGCGAGGCCGTGCGCGCAGGTGCCGGATCGGCGCTGGGCCTCGGGCTCGTCGGACTCGTACTCGCGACGTCGGGTGTCGACCTGCGGACGGGGCTGTTCCTGATCGCGCCGTTCGGGGCGTCGGCCGTACTGCTGTTCGGCGCGCCCAACAGCCCGCTCGCACAGCCCTGGTCGGCGGTCGTCGGCAACACGGTGTCCGCGCTGGCCGGGGTCGCGGTGACGCTGGTGGTGTCGCCGGGTCAGCTGCGCATCCCGCTCGCCGTCGGCGCCGCGGTGATGGCCATGGTCGCCTGCCGCGCGGTGCATCCGCCGGGCGGCGCGGTGGCGATGACCGCCGGACTCAGTCCGGACGTGATCGGAGCACTCGGATTCCGGTTCGCGCTGGCCCCGGTCGCGGTGGGGACGATCGCGCTGGTCGTCCTCGCGGCCGTGTACGCGCGTCTCACCGGACGCCGGTATCCGTACCGCCGATTCGACGACGAGTCGTCGGCCACCGCGCGGATCGGGCTGGACGAGAACGAGTTGACCGACATCCTCGACCGGTACAGCCAGTCCCTCAACCTCGGTGTCGCAGACCTCGCCCGACTCATCGGCGCCGCCGAACTCCAGGCCGCGGGTCACCGCGCGGGTCCGCTCGTCGCAGGTGACGTCATGTCCCGGGGGCTGGTGACCGTCGGACCCGATTCGACGCTGACCGACCTCGCGCAGATGTTCGACACCCACCGCTTCACCTCGCTGCCCGTGGTGACGCGCGGCGGCCGGTTCCTGGGTGTCGTCTTCCAACTCCATCTCGTCTCCCGTCTACGCGGGGGGTCGGCACAACGCGGTTCGGACCGCCGGTTCGGCCGCCTGCTGCGCCGGGACGGCACCGTCCTGACGGCCGCCGACGTCATGGACACGACCCTGCCGTTCGCGGCGCCGGATACGCCGGTGACCGCGCTGTTGCCGATGCTCGCGGACAGCGGCTGCGACGCCGTGCCCGTGCTCGACGGGGATCTGCTGGTCGGCATCGTCACGCAGACCGATCTCATCGCCGCGCTCGCCCGACAGACCCTGGCCGATCCGCTCGTCGACTGA
- a CDS encoding sigma-54-dependent Fis family transcriptional regulator, with amino-acid sequence MCHVGVIDTLSFRSDQTPHRPVIEHSWRRSALSGVRPEDNTPARLHDIGSADPLLDAARPVLDDAAARLAETDVSLLLVDHECRMVTRVAFGTTVERRLDAIGAAPGVPFGEDIVGTTALGTPAETRGGVIVNSTEHYLEQFRSISCYGQPIIHPATRRLAGIICMSEIADRINPLAVPVVDGIVADIADRLLDRSRAHQRRVLDAFQRAAPRRDVAVAAVGDDLQLTNALAAELLSPTDIGALRAIATDPALRTTTLPLTLVSGAEVEIAVEPVAGTRGAALFRFRPLAAPTPTRPTPVRPSPTTVAVSGEPGTGRTTLALELASEGAVIIDVADELIAGRQPDVAAFLTRARSSGVPLVIDGVDLLDDRSVALLTRAAAPTPAATPLILVSGPRAQLGPTVAALLGRCATRVDPAPLRHRISELAAIASGILGDIDPELTLSGPATDALLSQDWPGNLTELIAVLRGAAESCRHRTARVIETADLPAAYRTTSRAAHLSGREQAERTAIVDALDRSGGNKVHAARDLGISRTTLYARMRALGI; translated from the coding sequence GTGTGTCACGTTGGTGTCATCGACACTCTCTCGTTCCGGTCCGATCAAACGCCACACCGCCCTGTCATCGAGCACTCGTGGCGACGGTCGGCGCTGTCGGGAGTCAGACCGGAGGACAACACCCCGGCCCGCCTGCACGACATCGGTTCCGCCGATCCCCTGCTCGACGCGGCGCGGCCCGTACTCGACGACGCCGCCGCGCGTCTCGCCGAGACCGACGTGTCCTTGCTGCTGGTCGACCACGAGTGCCGCATGGTCACCCGGGTGGCGTTCGGGACGACCGTCGAACGCCGGCTCGATGCGATCGGCGCCGCACCCGGCGTCCCGTTCGGCGAGGACATCGTCGGGACCACCGCGCTCGGCACCCCCGCCGAGACGCGCGGCGGGGTGATCGTCAACAGCACCGAGCACTACCTCGAACAGTTCCGGTCGATCAGCTGTTACGGCCAGCCGATCATCCATCCCGCGACCCGCCGTCTGGCGGGGATCATCTGCATGTCCGAGATCGCCGACCGGATCAACCCGCTCGCGGTGCCGGTGGTCGACGGCATCGTCGCCGACATCGCCGACCGGTTGCTCGACCGCTCCCGCGCACACCAGCGGCGGGTGCTCGACGCCTTCCAGCGCGCCGCCCCACGACGCGACGTCGCGGTCGCCGCCGTCGGCGACGACCTGCAGCTCACGAATGCCCTGGCCGCCGAACTGCTCTCCCCCACCGACATCGGTGCACTCCGCGCCATCGCCACCGATCCCGCTCTCCGAACGACGACGCTGCCGCTGACCCTCGTCTCCGGGGCCGAGGTCGAGATCGCCGTCGAACCGGTGGCCGGCACCCGCGGCGCCGCGCTCTTCCGGTTCCGCCCTCTCGCCGCGCCGACGCCGACGCGACCGACTCCGGTCCGGCCCTCACCGACGACCGTCGCCGTGTCCGGGGAGCCGGGCACCGGACGCACGACCCTGGCCCTCGAACTGGCTTCCGAGGGGGCCGTGATCATCGACGTCGCCGACGAGCTGATCGCCGGCCGGCAACCAGACGTCGCGGCGTTCCTCACGCGCGCCCGATCCTCTGGTGTGCCGCTGGTCATCGACGGCGTGGACCTGCTCGACGACAGGTCGGTGGCTCTACTCACCAGGGCCGCCGCGCCGACTCCGGCGGCGACCCCGTTGATCCTCGTCAGCGGCCCGCGCGCGCAGCTGGGTCCCACGGTCGCGGCGCTGCTCGGCCGATGTGCGACCCGCGTCGACCCGGCGCCTCTGCGGCACCGCATCTCAGAGCTCGCGGCCATCGCGAGCGGCATCCTCGGTGACATCGATCCGGAGCTCACGCTGTCCGGTCCGGCGACCGATGCGCTGCTCAGCCAGGACTGGCCCGGGAACCTCACCGAGCTGATCGCGGTCCTGCGGGGCGCCGCGGAATCGTGCCGGCACCGGACGGCACGCGTGATCGAGACCGCCGATCTGCCGGCCGCCTACCGGACGACGAGTCGGGCGGCGCATCTCTCCGGCCGGGAACAGGCCGAACGCACCGCGATCGTCGATGCGCTCGATCGTTCCGGCGGCAACAAGGTCCACGCCGCGCGGGACCTCGGCATCAGCCGCACCACGTTGTACGCGCGGATGCGAGCACTCGGGATCTAG
- a CDS encoding exodeoxyribonuclease III: MRVATWNVNSVKQRIPRLLPWLDERRPDVVCLQETKLSDDAFHEALGADLAERGYEIAHAGQGQWNGVALLSRVGLDDVQVGFDGMPGYPDPETLEARAVSAVCGGLRIYSLYVPNGRTPDSDHYTYKLEWLSALAQAVTEPSSTLLCGDINIAPADADLFDPDAFVGHTHVTAPERAALAEFAALGLRDVVRDRWPDDRVFSYWDYRAGMFHKDLGMRIDLILAGESAAGRVEAAWIDRKARKGSKPSDHAPVIVDLDEAPDGDIGPVVPPPSNPAKPGGAKVKLPQTPE; encoded by the coding sequence ATGCGCGTCGCGACCTGGAATGTGAACTCGGTGAAACAGCGGATTCCGCGCCTGCTGCCCTGGCTCGACGAACGGCGGCCCGACGTCGTCTGCCTGCAGGAGACCAAGCTCTCCGACGACGCATTCCACGAGGCTCTCGGCGCCGATCTCGCCGAACGAGGGTACGAGATCGCGCATGCCGGGCAGGGCCAGTGGAACGGCGTCGCGTTGCTGTCGCGGGTCGGGCTCGACGACGTGCAGGTGGGTTTCGACGGCATGCCGGGCTACCCCGATCCGGAGACGCTCGAGGCGCGCGCGGTCTCGGCGGTGTGCGGCGGTCTGCGCATCTACTCCCTCTACGTCCCCAACGGCCGCACCCCCGACTCCGATCACTACACCTACAAACTCGAGTGGCTCTCGGCGCTCGCGCAGGCGGTGACGGAGCCCTCGTCGACGCTGCTCTGCGGTGACATCAACATCGCGCCCGCCGACGCGGACCTCTTCGATCCCGATGCCTTCGTCGGGCACACCCACGTCACCGCGCCGGAACGGGCTGCACTCGCCGAGTTCGCGGCACTGGGTCTGCGCGACGTCGTCCGGGACCGCTGGCCGGATGACCGGGTCTTCAGCTACTGGGACTACCGTGCCGGAATGTTCCACAAGGACCTGGGCATGCGGATCGATCTCATCCTGGCGGGCGAGTCGGCCGCCGGCCGGGTCGAGGCGGCCTGGATCGACCGCAAGGCGCGCAAGGGCAGCAAGCCCAGTGATCACGCGCCGGTCATCGTCGACCTCGACGAGGCGCCCGACGGCGACATCGGTCCGGTGGTCCCGCCGCCGTCGAATCCGGCGAAACCCGGTGGCGCGAAGGTGAAACTGCCCCAGACCCCGGAGTGA
- a CDS encoding class I SAM-dependent DNA methyltransferase, which produces MRADPIDRPADLDAVRASYDRVADAYVRLVVDTGIGDPRCRPWLKAALDAFAESVAGIGPVLDVGCGPGRVTAYLAERGLDVAGVDLSPRMIDNARRLHPSCRFEVGSATDLDLADASLGGVLGWWSLFNLPRHVLPQVLASFARALMPGGCFITGTHTGEEDVRRTEAYGGPVEWTTHQWSPEKYVGLIEQAGLRPVAELRLPADEHVGPGLVVMAVRD; this is translated from the coding sequence ATGCGCGCCGACCCCATCGATCGACCGGCCGACCTCGACGCCGTCCGCGCGTCCTATGACCGGGTGGCCGACGCCTACGTCCGACTGGTGGTCGACACGGGAATCGGCGACCCCCGGTGCCGTCCTTGGCTGAAGGCCGCACTCGACGCGTTCGCCGAATCGGTGGCGGGCATCGGTCCCGTACTCGACGTCGGCTGTGGACCCGGGAGAGTCACCGCCTATCTCGCCGAGCGCGGACTCGACGTGGCCGGCGTGGACCTCTCGCCGCGCATGATCGACAATGCGCGTCGCCTGCACCCGTCCTGCCGTTTCGAGGTCGGCTCGGCGACCGACCTGGATCTCGCCGATGCATCGCTGGGCGGCGTCCTGGGTTGGTGGTCGTTGTTCAACCTCCCGCGGCACGTTCTCCCGCAGGTGCTGGCCTCATTCGCCCGCGCATTGATGCCGGGTGGCTGCTTCATCACCGGCACCCACACGGGCGAGGAGGACGTGCGACGCACCGAGGCCTACGGCGGTCCGGTCGAGTGGACGACCCATCAGTGGTCGCCGGAGAAGTACGTCGGATTGATCGAGCAGGCGGGCCTGCGCCCGGTCGCCGAGCTCCGGCTGCCCGCCGACGAACACGTCGGGCCCGGTCTGGTCGTCATGGCCGTACGGGACTGA
- the rpsL gene encoding 30S ribosomal protein S12, which produces MPTINQLVRKGRHDKAAKTKTAALKGSPQRRGVCTRVYTTTPKKPNSALRKVARVRLTSSVEVTAYIPGEGHNLQEHSMVLVRGGRVKDLPGVRYKIIRGSLDTQGVKDRKQARSRYGAKKGN; this is translated from the coding sequence GTGCCAACTATCAATCAGCTGGTCCGCAAGGGCCGTCACGACAAGGCTGCAAAGACCAAGACCGCGGCTCTCAAGGGGAGCCCGCAGCGTCGTGGCGTGTGCACCCGCGTCTACACCACCACCCCCAAGAAGCCGAACTCGGCTCTTCGTAAGGTCGCCCGTGTGCGTCTGACCAGCTCGGTCGAGGTCACCGCGTACATCCCCGGTGAAGGCCACAACCTGCAGGAGCACTCGATGGTGCTCGTCCGCGGCGGTCGTGTGAAAGACCTCCCGGGTGTGCGCTACAAGATCATCCGCGGCTCGCTCGACACCCAGGGTGTCAAGGACCGCAAGCAGGCCCGTAGCCGCTACGGCGCGAAGAAGGGGAACTGA
- the rpsG gene encoding 30S ribosomal protein S7 — MPRKGPAPKRPLINDPVYGSPLVTQLVNKILLDGKKSTAERIVYGALEQAREKTGTDPVVTLKRALDNVKPTLEVKSRRVGGATYQVPIEVKPNRANTLALRWLVTFSRQRREKTMVERLANELLDASNGLGASVKRREDTHKMAEANRAFAHYRW, encoded by the coding sequence ATGCCACGTAAAGGACCCGCACCCAAGCGCCCCCTGATCAACGACCCGGTCTACGGTTCGCCGCTGGTCACCCAGCTGGTCAACAAGATCCTGCTGGACGGCAAGAAGTCGACCGCCGAGCGCATCGTCTACGGCGCGCTCGAGCAGGCCCGCGAGAAGACCGGCACCGACCCGGTCGTCACCCTCAAGCGTGCGCTCGACAACGTCAAGCCCACCCTCGAGGTGAAGAGCCGCCGCGTCGGTGGCGCCACCTACCAGGTGCCGATCGAGGTCAAGCCGAACCGCGCCAACACCCTGGCGCTCCGCTGGCTCGTGACCTTCAGCCGTCAGCGTCGCGAGAAGACGATGGTCGAGCGTCTGGCCAACGAGCTGCTCGACGCCTCCAACGGCCTCGGTGCTTCGGTGAAGCGCCGCGAGGACACCCACAAGATGGCCGAGGCCAACCGGGCGTTCGCGCACTACCGCTGGTGA
- the fusA gene encoding elongation factor G, with translation MAQEVLSDLNKVRNIGIMAHIDAGKTTTTERILFYTGVNYKIGETHDGASTTDWMEQEKERGITITSAAVTCFWNKNQINIIDTPGHVDFTVEVERSLRVLDGAVAVFDGKEGVEPQSEQVWRQAEKYEVPRICFVNKMDKLGADFYFTVQTIKDRLGAKPLVLQLPIGAEDNFDGVVDLIEQKAITWRGVVPTGAEPTIEEIPADLVEKAAEYREQLLETVAESDEALMEKYFGGEELTVDEIKAAIRKLTVSRELYPVLCGSAFKNKGVQPMLDAVIDYLPSPLDVPSVEGHAVGNEDEILSRKPSADEPFSALAFKIAAHPFFGKLTFVRVYSGHITAGTQVLNATKGKKERIGKLFQMHANKEMPVEDATAGHIYAMIGLKDTTTGDTLCDSANPIVLESMSFPDPVINVSIEPKTKSDQEKLGTAIQKLAEEDPTFSVKLDEETGQTVIGGMGELHLDILVDRMKREFKVEANVGKPQVAYRETIRKTVEKHEYTHKKQTGGSGQFAKVIIKLEPLVDAEDGATYEFANAVTGGRVPREYIPSVDAGAQDAMQYGVLAGYPLVNLKVTLLDGQYHDVDSSEMAFKIAGSQALKEAARMAGPVILEPIMAVEVTTPEDYMGDVIGDLNSRRGQIQAMEERSGARVVKAQVPLSEMFGYIGDLRSKTQGRANYSMVFDSYAEVPANVSKEIIAKATGE, from the coding sequence GTGGCACAGGAAGTGCTCAGCGACCTGAACAAGGTGCGCAACATCGGCATCATGGCCCACATCGATGCCGGCAAGACCACCACGACCGAGCGAATCCTCTTCTACACCGGTGTGAACTACAAGATCGGTGAAACCCACGACGGTGCCTCGACCACCGACTGGATGGAGCAGGAGAAGGAGCGTGGTATCACCATCACCTCCGCGGCCGTGACCTGTTTCTGGAACAAGAACCAGATCAACATCATCGACACCCCCGGACACGTCGACTTCACCGTCGAGGTGGAGCGAAGCCTCCGCGTCCTCGACGGCGCCGTTGCCGTGTTCGACGGCAAGGAAGGCGTCGAGCCGCAGTCCGAGCAGGTGTGGCGTCAGGCCGAGAAGTACGAAGTTCCCCGTATCTGCTTCGTCAACAAGATGGACAAGCTGGGCGCGGACTTCTACTTCACCGTCCAGACCATCAAGGACCGCCTCGGCGCCAAGCCGCTGGTCCTGCAGCTCCCGATCGGTGCCGAGGACAACTTCGACGGCGTCGTCGACCTCATCGAGCAGAAGGCCATCACCTGGCGCGGCGTCGTGCCGACCGGTGCCGAGCCGACCATCGAGGAGATCCCGGCCGACCTCGTCGAGAAGGCTGCCGAGTACCGCGAGCAGCTCCTCGAGACCGTCGCCGAGTCCGACGAAGCCCTCATGGAGAAGTACTTCGGCGGCGAGGAGCTCACCGTCGACGAGATCAAGGCTGCGATCCGCAAGCTGACCGTCTCCCGCGAGCTCTACCCGGTGCTGTGTGGCTCCGCGTTCAAGAACAAGGGCGTCCAGCCCATGCTCGACGCCGTCATCGACTACCTGCCGTCCCCGCTGGACGTGCCGTCGGTCGAGGGCCACGCCGTGGGCAACGAGGACGAGATCCTCTCGCGCAAGCCGTCCGCCGACGAGCCGTTCTCGGCTCTGGCGTTCAAGATCGCGGCTCACCCGTTCTTCGGCAAGCTGACCTTCGTGCGTGTCTACTCGGGCCACATCACGGCGGGCACCCAGGTGCTCAACGCGACCAAGGGCAAGAAAGAGCGCATCGGCAAGCTCTTCCAGATGCACGCCAACAAGGAAATGCCGGTCGAGGACGCCACCGCGGGCCACATCTACGCGATGATCGGTCTCAAGGACACCACCACCGGTGACACCCTCTGCGATTCGGCGAACCCGATCGTGCTCGAGTCCATGAGCTTCCCGGACCCGGTCATCAACGTCTCGATCGAGCCGAAGACCAAGTCCGACCAGGAGAAGCTGGGCACCGCGATCCAGAAGCTCGCCGAAGAGGACCCGACCTTCTCGGTCAAGCTCGACGAGGAGACCGGCCAGACCGTCATCGGCGGTATGGGCGAGCTCCACCTCGACATCCTCGTCGACCGCATGAAGCGCGAGTTCAAGGTCGAGGCCAACGTCGGCAAGCCGCAGGTGGCGTACCGCGAGACGATCCGCAAGACCGTCGAGAAGCACGAGTACACCCACAAGAAGCAGACCGGTGGATCGGGCCAGTTCGCGAAGGTCATCATCAAGCTCGAGCCGCTGGTGGACGCCGAAGACGGTGCCACCTACGAGTTCGCGAACGCCGTCACCGGTGGTCGCGTCCCGCGCGAGTACATCCCGTCGGTGGATGCCGGTGCACAGGACGCCATGCAGTACGGTGTCCTCGCCGGTTACCCGCTGGTCAATCTGAAGGTCACCCTGCTCGACGGTCAGTACCACGACGTCGACTCCTCGGAAATGGCCTTCAAGATCGCCGGCTCGCAGGCCCTCAAGGAAGCTGCGAGGATGGCCGGCCCGGTCATCCTGGAGCCGATCATGGCCGTCGAGGTCACGACTCCCGAGGATTACATGGGCGACGTCATCGGCGACCTGAACTCCCGCCGTGGCCAGATCCAGGCCATGGAGGAGCGCAGCGGTGCACGTGTCGTGAAGGCACAGGTGCCGCTGTCGGAGATGTTCGGCTACATCGGAGACCTTCGGTCGAAGACCCAGGGCCGGGCAAACTACTCCATGGTGTTCGACTCGTACGCGGAAGTTCCCGCGAACGTGTCGAAGGAGATCATCGCGAAGGCAACCGGCGAGTAA
- the tuf gene encoding elongation factor Tu — protein MAKAKFERTKPHVNIGTIGHVDHGKTTLTAAITKVLHDKYPELNKSFAFDQIDKAPEEKARGITINISHVEYETEKRHYAHVDAPGHADYIKNMITGAAQMDGAILVVAATDGPMPQTREHVLLARQVGVPYILVALNKADMVDDDEIIELVEMEVRELLAAQDFDEEAPVVKVSALKALEGDPEWAKSVEELMAAVDESIPDPVRETEKPFLMPVEDVFTITGRGTVVTGRVERGEVNVNEEVEIVGIREKSTKTTVTGIEMFHKLLDSAQAGDNAGLLLRGLKREDVERGQVIVKPGTTTPHTEFEGQAYILSKDEGGRHTPFFNNYRPQFYFRTTDVTGVVTLPEGTEMVMPGDNTEMSVKLIQPVAMDEGLRFAIREGGRTVGAGRVTKITK, from the coding sequence GTGGCGAAGGCGAAGTTCGAGCGGACCAAGCCGCACGTGAACATCGGCACCATCGGTCACGTCGACCACGGCAAGACCACCCTGACCGCTGCCATCACCAAGGTGCTGCACGACAAGTACCCGGAGCTCAACAAGAGCTTCGCGTTCGATCAGATCGACAAGGCTCCTGAGGAGAAGGCGCGCGGTATCACGATCAACATCTCGCATGTTGAGTACGAGACCGAGAAGCGTCACTACGCCCACGTCGACGCCCCCGGTCACGCCGACTACATCAAGAACATGATCACCGGTGCTGCCCAGATGGACGGCGCGATCCTCGTGGTCGCCGCCACCGACGGCCCGATGCCGCAGACCCGCGAGCACGTGCTGCTGGCCCGCCAGGTCGGTGTGCCCTACATCCTGGTCGCCCTGAACAAGGCCGACATGGTCGACGACGACGAGATCATCGAGCTGGTCGAGATGGAGGTCCGCGAACTGCTGGCCGCCCAGGACTTCGACGAGGAAGCTCCCGTCGTCAAGGTCTCGGCTCTCAAGGCTCTCGAGGGTGACCCCGAGTGGGCCAAGTCCGTCGAAGAGCTCATGGCAGCTGTCGACGAGTCGATCCCGGATCCGGTTCGCGAGACCGAGAAGCCCTTCCTCATGCCCGTCGAGGACGTCTTCACCATCACCGGCCGCGGCACCGTGGTCACCGGTCGTGTGGAGCGCGGCGAGGTCAATGTGAACGAGGAAGTCGAGATCGTCGGCATCCGCGAGAAGAGCACCAAGACCACCGTCACCGGTATCGAGATGTTCCACAAGCTCCTCGATTCCGCACAGGCAGGCGACAACGCCGGTCTGCTGCTCCGCGGCCTCAAGCGTGAGGACGTCGAGCGCGGTCAGGTCATCGTGAAGCCGGGCACCACGACCCCGCACACCGAGTTCGAGGGCCAGGCATACATCCTGTCCAAGGACGAGGGCGGCCGTCACACCCCGTTCTTCAACAACTACCGTCCGCAGTTCTACTTCCGTACCACGGACGTGACCGGCGTCGTGACCCTCCCCGAGGGCACCGAGATGGTCATGCCGGGCGACAACACCGAGATGAGCGTCAAGCTCATCCAGCCGGTCGCCATGGACGAGGGCCTGCGTTTCGCCATCCGCGAGGGTGGCCGCACCGTTGGTGCGGGTCGAGTCACCAAGATCACCAAGTGA
- a CDS encoding SHOCT domain-containing protein: MTMFGESGAGPRVSSHLTGAVGTFLFVMLCGIVGPIFLACYFLLDLPDTEWMLWTGLGVTLLDVLIGAGLAWMRYRGGIRSDRLRATGVRGIAEVTSIGQTGVEINNQPLMTLGLRIGGGGLVPFEVNTRKVVPIFQQPLLYTRRLAVIVDPDTQEFEIDWEATASVVGQGSSAGFSAGDTRTVADRLSSLDDLHRSGALTEDEYRRARDRIVDEL, from the coding sequence ATGACCATGTTCGGGGAATCGGGTGCCGGGCCACGTGTCTCGTCCCATCTGACGGGCGCGGTGGGCACCTTTCTGTTCGTGATGCTGTGCGGGATCGTCGGACCGATCTTCCTCGCCTGCTACTTCCTCCTCGACCTGCCGGACACCGAGTGGATGCTGTGGACGGGACTCGGGGTCACGCTGCTCGACGTCCTGATCGGCGCGGGACTGGCGTGGATGCGATATCGCGGCGGAATCCGATCCGACCGGCTGCGCGCGACCGGGGTGCGGGGCATCGCCGAGGTCACCTCGATCGGCCAGACCGGCGTCGAGATCAACAACCAGCCGCTGATGACGCTCGGCCTGCGGATCGGCGGGGGCGGCCTGGTGCCGTTCGAGGTGAACACCCGAAAGGTCGTGCCGATCTTCCAGCAGCCGCTGTTGTACACCCGACGGCTCGCGGTGATCGTGGACCCCGACACCCAGGAGTTCGAGATCGACTGGGAGGCAACGGCATCGGTAGTCGGTCAGGGGTCGTCGGCCGGTTTCTCCGCGGGTGACACGCGTACGGTCGCGGACCGGCTGTCCTCGCTGGACGACCTGCACCGGAGCGGCGCGCTGACCGAGGACGAGTACCGACGCGCCCGTGACCGTATCGTCGACGAACTCTGA
- a CDS encoding TetR/AcrR family transcriptional regulator: MTDPRMSPADLTAKAKIRNAALDLYAGQGEGRVSMRAVAAAAGVTVGLVQHHFKTKDGLRNAVEQLIVDCHAQAIASAPTDGTPAEVREARDLAVRRMLVEHPPVVDYLRRAVLDPSGEHGALIGRLTELTRSEVTKSRESGLASTDRSEAVQVLRVMVRQLGGLFLQPMVDAVWAGVDGVDTADADMPLPEGHRGRTGPRTPRRSCLRRPRGRLLSGVTRGAGRSFVP, translated from the coding sequence GTGACAGACCCGCGCATGAGTCCCGCGGACCTGACCGCGAAGGCGAAGATCCGGAACGCGGCGCTCGACCTCTACGCGGGTCAGGGCGAGGGGCGGGTGTCGATGCGTGCGGTCGCCGCGGCGGCCGGGGTCACGGTCGGGCTCGTTCAGCATCACTTCAAGACCAAGGACGGACTCCGGAACGCGGTCGAGCAGCTCATCGTCGACTGTCACGCGCAGGCGATCGCCTCGGCGCCCACCGACGGCACGCCGGCCGAGGTACGAGAGGCGAGGGACCTCGCGGTACGTCGGATGCTGGTCGAGCACCCGCCGGTGGTCGACTACCTGCGTCGGGCCGTGCTCGATCCGTCCGGTGAGCACGGGGCGCTGATCGGTCGTCTGACCGAGTTGACCAGGTCCGAGGTCACCAAGTCGCGTGAGTCCGGTCTGGCGTCGACCGATCGGTCCGAGGCGGTTCAGGTGCTCAGGGTGATGGTGCGCCAGCTGGGTGGCCTCTTCCTGCAGCCGATGGTCGACGCCGTCTGGGCGGGCGTGGACGGGGTCGACACCGCCGACGCGGACATGCCCCTCCCTGAGGGTCACCGTGGTCGAACGGGACCCCGAACGCCTCGACGATCCTGCTTGAGGCGTCCGCGCGGACGCCTGCTGTCGGGTGTGACGAGGGGCGCAGGGCGATCTTTCGTACCCTGA
- a CDS encoding alpha/beta fold hydrolase, whose translation MHVLSRRAEPDLAVRVAGEPDRGVPVVLVHGMASDHSTWRPLAAALRREGRDVISVDLRGHGRSGRAGGPYRLDDFRDDLVYVLDNLGIHMADVVGHSLGAHTALRLAMYEPSRVRRLVLEEVPPMPRDEADLSEGITMRATLGEQVCGLLALARNPLPVIRFDGRMGDEIVAEFDVCAPQWWSELPRVSATTMVISGGEKSFLPPRHLQSVSEALPDSRFVTIDAGHSVHRAGSIGPCNTGLL comes from the coding sequence ATGCATGTGCTCAGTCGACGTGCCGAACCCGACCTCGCGGTCCGGGTGGCCGGTGAACCCGACCGCGGGGTGCCGGTGGTCCTCGTCCACGGGATGGCGTCGGATCATTCGACCTGGCGTCCGCTCGCCGCCGCATTGCGCCGCGAGGGTCGCGACGTCATCAGTGTCGACCTCCGCGGGCACGGTCGCAGCGGCCGTGCCGGTGGCCCGTACCGCCTCGACGACTTCCGCGACGACCTGGTCTACGTGCTCGACAATCTGGGGATCCACATGGCCGACGTCGTCGGGCACTCGCTCGGCGCGCACACCGCGCTGCGGCTCGCGATGTACGAGCCCTCCCGCGTGCGCAGACTCGTCCTCGAAGAGGTTCCGCCGATGCCACGCGACGAGGCCGACCTATCCGAGGGCATCACCATGAGGGCAACCCTCGGCGAGCAGGTCTGTGGACTCCTCGCGCTGGCGCGGAACCCCTTGCCGGTCATTCGGTTCGACGGCCGGATGGGGGACGAGATCGTCGCCGAGTTCGACGTCTGCGCACCGCAGTGGTGGTCGGAACTACCGCGGGTGAGTGCGACGACGATGGTGATCTCGGGTGGGGAGAAGAGCTTCCTCCCGCCGCGACATCTGCAGTCGGTCAGCGAGGCGCTCCCGGATTCACGGTTCGTCACCATCGATGCGGGGCACAGCGTGCACCGGGCGGGTTCAATCGGTCCATGCAACACCGGGTTGTTGTAG